One window of the Glycocaulis alkaliphilus genome contains the following:
- a CDS encoding nuclear transport factor 2 family protein — protein sequence MSSTEEKKIAAVREMASAWEKKDWRKVGDLFAPKGVLHSMMVDPVVGREAIYERISGLGAGIDEIVLDIDHIGVIDGRVYVERWDRFTFKGKKGEVPVVGVISFGDDNLITEWREYYDRAHLLREMGVEEFDHHGRN from the coding sequence ATGTCGTCAACCGAAGAAAAGAAGATTGCGGCCGTCCGCGAGATGGCGAGCGCCTGGGAGAAGAAGGACTGGCGCAAGGTCGGCGATCTGTTCGCGCCCAAGGGCGTGCTTCACTCCATGATGGTGGACCCTGTGGTCGGGCGGGAAGCCATTTACGAGCGCATTTCCGGGCTGGGCGCCGGCATTGACGAGATCGTGCTCGATATCGACCATATCGGCGTTATTGATGGCCGGGTTTATGTCGAGCGCTGGGACCGCTTCACCTTCAAGGGGAAGAAGGGCGAAGTGCCCGTCGTCGGCGTGATCTCATTCGGCGATGACAATCTCATCACCGAGTGGCGCGAGTATTATGACCGGGCTCACCTCCTGCGCGAGATGGGGGTTGAAGAGTTCGACCACCACGGCCGCAACTAG
- a CDS encoding spinster family MFS transporter, whose protein sequence is MQSTQSEQRVGVYPYFVVLVLGLIYAFNYLDRQIVAILAEPIKADLNLSDTQIGLVSGFAFAVFYTSFGIPVAWMADRVNRVRVVAVACAVWSLFTGLCGLSNNFLHLLFARIGVGIGEAGGAAPSMSIISDYFPPHRRGGAIALWSLGVPLGATVGVALGGWAAAQFGWRTAFFVVAAPGVLLSLLLWLCVREPKRGRFDAPVEAAPDGTKGPSIMQCVRDFLGDPTLRMLLLAAAAYSFVFNAFAAWAPALLMRAKGAEMADIATWYSLVIGFSMALGMFLSGHLADRFARTTPSAYAMIPAWALGIGIPFFVVGVMADSWYVALIFLTIPMAMNMMFVAPGMAIVQNLAPPGQRSTSAAILLFVINLVGMGLGPLYIGAASDWLAGQYGPAQGLEYAMLSLVPFYPVAVVTLVLVARSLHRRSQPGAAPAAA, encoded by the coding sequence ATGCAATCGACCCAGAGTGAGCAGCGCGTTGGCGTTTACCCCTATTTTGTCGTGCTCGTTCTGGGCCTTATCTACGCATTCAACTATCTTGACCGGCAGATCGTGGCGATCCTCGCCGAGCCCATCAAGGCGGACCTGAACCTCTCGGATACCCAGATCGGGCTGGTGTCGGGTTTTGCGTTCGCCGTGTTCTACACCAGTTTTGGCATCCCCGTAGCGTGGATGGCGGACCGGGTGAACCGCGTACGCGTTGTGGCTGTGGCCTGCGCTGTATGGAGCCTGTTCACCGGCCTGTGCGGCCTGTCGAACAATTTCCTCCATCTGCTGTTTGCCCGTATCGGCGTGGGCATCGGTGAGGCGGGCGGCGCGGCACCGTCCATGTCCATCATCTCCGACTACTTCCCTCCTCACCGGCGCGGCGGGGCTATCGCCTTGTGGTCACTGGGCGTGCCGCTCGGCGCGACGGTAGGCGTGGCTCTGGGTGGCTGGGCCGCCGCACAGTTTGGCTGGCGCACCGCATTCTTCGTGGTCGCCGCACCGGGTGTTCTGTTGTCCCTGCTGCTCTGGCTGTGCGTGCGAGAGCCCAAGAGGGGCCGGTTTGATGCGCCGGTTGAGGCGGCGCCCGACGGGACCAAAGGCCCCTCGATCATGCAGTGCGTGCGTGATTTTCTCGGCGACCCGACCCTGCGTATGCTGTTGCTCGCTGCAGCGGCCTACAGCTTCGTGTTCAACGCCTTTGCCGCCTGGGCACCTGCATTGCTGATGCGCGCGAAGGGCGCTGAAATGGCCGACATCGCGACCTGGTACAGCCTGGTCATCGGCTTCTCGATGGCGCTCGGCATGTTTCTCAGCGGCCATCTTGCCGACCGCTTTGCGCGCACCACGCCCAGTGCCTACGCCATGATCCCGGCCTGGGCGCTGGGCATCGGCATCCCGTTCTTCGTTGTCGGCGTGATGGCGGACAGCTGGTATGTCGCGCTGATCTTCCTGACCATCCCGATGGCGATGAACATGATGTTTGTCGCCCCCGGCATGGCGATCGTGCAGAATCTGGCCCCTCCGGGCCAGCGCAGCACCTCGGCGGCCATCCTGCTGTTTGTCATCAATCTGGTCGGGATGGGCCTGGGCCCGCTCTATATCGGTGCTGCCAGTGACTGGCTGGCCGGTCAGTACGGTCCGGCACAAGGGCTCGAATACGCGATGTTGTCGCTCGTGCCCTTCTACCCGGTTGCGGTCGTCACGCTGGTTCTCGTTGCGCGCTCCCTGCACCGGCGGTCGCAGCCCGGCGCTGCTCCCGCCGCCGCCTGA